One genomic region from Bradyrhizobium icense encodes:
- the gltX gene encoding glutamate--tRNA ligase yields MTDSVVTRFAPSPTGFLHIGGARTALFNWLYAKKRGGKMLLRIEDTDRERSTEPAIAAILDGLKWLELDWDDDVIYQFSRAARHREVAEQLLACGKAYRCYATAEELAAMREKARAEGRTRLYDGMWRDRDPGEAPGGMKPTIRLKAPQTGETVIEDQVQGRVVWQNENLDDLVLLRGDGNPTYMLAVVVDDHDMGVTHVIRGDDHLINAARQKQIYDALGWDIPNMSHIPLIHGPDGSKLSKRHGALGVDAYRAMGYLPAALRNYLVRLGWSHGDQEIFSTQEMIDAFDLPAIGRSAARFDFAKLENLNGHYIRHAEDGALVAQFESVLDYVPGGAELKAKLNDTTRAQLLRAMPSLKERAKTLIELISGADFIFADRPLQIEPKASALLTPDTRALIGQLRTALEAVTDWRAETTESAMRNFAEQNNLKLGAVAQPLRVALTGRTTSPGIFDVLAVLGREECLARLGDQAAT; encoded by the coding sequence ATGACTGATTCCGTCGTCACACGCTTCGCCCCCTCGCCCACCGGCTTCCTCCACATCGGGGGCGCCCGCACCGCGCTGTTCAACTGGCTCTACGCCAAGAAGCGCGGCGGCAAGATGCTGCTGCGGATCGAAGACACCGACCGCGAGCGTTCGACCGAGCCTGCCATCGCAGCGATCCTGGATGGCCTGAAGTGGCTCGAGCTCGATTGGGACGACGACGTCATTTACCAGTTCAGCCGCGCCGCCCGCCACCGCGAGGTCGCCGAGCAGTTGCTCGCCTGCGGCAAGGCGTACCGCTGCTACGCCACCGCGGAGGAACTGGCTGCGATGCGCGAGAAAGCACGCGCCGAAGGCCGCACCCGCCTCTATGACGGGATGTGGCGGGACCGCGATCCGGGAGAAGCGCCGGGCGGGATGAAGCCGACCATTCGTCTTAAGGCCCCGCAGACCGGCGAGACCGTGATCGAGGACCAAGTGCAGGGCCGCGTGGTCTGGCAGAACGAGAACCTCGACGACCTCGTGCTGCTGCGTGGCGACGGCAACCCGACCTACATGCTGGCTGTCGTGGTCGACGACCACGACATGGGCGTGACCCATGTCATCCGCGGCGACGACCATCTGATCAACGCCGCGCGCCAGAAGCAGATCTATGATGCACTCGGATGGGACATCCCGAACATGTCCCACATCCCGCTGATCCATGGCCCCGACGGCTCGAAGCTTTCAAAACGCCATGGCGCGCTCGGCGTCGATGCCTACCGTGCCATGGGATATCTGCCGGCGGCGCTGCGCAATTACCTGGTCCGGCTCGGCTGGAGCCATGGCGATCAGGAAATCTTCTCGACGCAGGAAATGATCGACGCGTTCGACCTCCCCGCGATCGGGCGGTCTGCTGCACGCTTCGATTTCGCCAAGCTGGAAAACCTCAACGGGCATTACATCCGCCACGCCGAAGACGGCGCGCTGGTGGCCCAGTTCGAGAGCGTGCTGGATTACGTCCCCGGTGGCGCCGAGCTGAAAGCGAAACTCAACGACACCACCCGCGCACAATTGCTGCGGGCGATGCCGAGCCTGAAAGAGCGCGCCAAGACCCTGATCGAGTTGATCTCGGGCGCCGACTTCATCTTTGCCGACCGGCCGCTCCAGATCGAGCCGAAGGCCTCAGCTCTGCTGACGCCGGATACCCGGGCGCTGATTGGCCAGCTTCGAACCGCGCTGGAAGCCGTCACCGACTGGCGCGCCGAGACCACCGAATCCGCCATGCGGAATTTCGCAGAGCAAAACAACCTCAAGCTCGGCGCGGTGGCCCAGCCGCTCCGGGTAGCGCTGACCGGACGCACGACTTCGCCGGGCATTTTCGACGTTTTGGCAGTGCTCGGACGGGAAGAATGCCTGGCCCGTTTGGGCGATCAGGCGGCCACCTGA
- a CDS encoding glutamine--tRNA ligase/YqeY domain fusion protein, translating into MTTEPVAAEAGRDFIRDIVQADLSSKTHSRIVTRFPPEPNGYLHIGHAKSIALNFGIAQEFGGKCHLRFDDTNPTKEEQEYIDSIQADVHWLGYDWGTDLYYASDYFERLYEWAEGLIRAGDAYVDDQSQEEIRINRGTLTEPGKNSPFRDRTVEENLDLFRRMKAGEYPNGSRVLRAKIDMAAGNINLRDPVLYRILHAEHPRTGTKWSIYPSYDYAHGQSDAIEGITHSICTLEFEDHRPLYDWLLEKLPVPSKPRQYEFARLNLTYTLLSKRVLTQLVRDGHVSGWDDPRMPTIAGLKRRGVPPAAVREFVKRIGVAKANSVVDVGMLEFCIREYLNKTAERRMAVLRPLKAVIENYPEGQVEELEAVNHPDDPAAGTRKISFGRELYIERDDFMENPPKKFFRLSPGNEVRLRYAYFVKCTGVIKNDAGEVVELRCTYDPATKGGNAPDGRKVKATMHWLSAKDSVPAEIRVYNQLFSNPSPSAANFAADLNPESLEVLPDARIEPSVASDNSGEVMQFERQGYFVRDKDSAPGKPVFNRTIGLRDTFAKEVGGKG; encoded by the coding sequence ATGACCACAGAACCGGTAGCGGCAGAGGCGGGGCGCGATTTCATCCGCGATATCGTCCAGGCCGATCTCTCTTCCAAGACGCACAGCCGGATTGTGACCCGATTTCCGCCGGAGCCGAACGGCTACCTGCATATCGGCCATGCCAAGTCGATTGCCCTCAATTTCGGCATCGCGCAGGAGTTCGGCGGCAAGTGCCATCTGCGCTTCGACGATACCAATCCGACCAAGGAAGAGCAGGAATATATCGATTCCATCCAGGCCGACGTGCACTGGCTCGGCTATGACTGGGGAACCGATCTCTATTACGCCTCCGATTATTTCGAACGCCTGTATGAATGGGCTGAGGGCCTGATCAGGGCGGGCGATGCCTATGTCGACGACCAGTCGCAGGAGGAAATCCGCATCAACCGCGGCACGCTGACGGAACCCGGCAAGAACTCGCCGTTCCGCGACCGCACGGTGGAGGAAAACCTCGACCTCTTCAGACGCATGAAGGCCGGCGAGTATCCGAACGGCAGCCGCGTGCTGCGCGCCAAGATCGACATGGCCGCCGGCAACATCAACCTGCGTGACCCCGTGCTCTACCGCATCCTGCATGCCGAGCATCCGCGCACCGGCACCAAATGGTCGATCTATCCGAGCTACGACTACGCCCATGGCCAGTCGGACGCGATCGAAGGCATCACGCATTCGATCTGTACGCTGGAATTCGAGGACCATCGGCCGCTCTATGATTGGCTGCTGGAAAAACTGCCGGTGCCGTCAAAGCCGCGGCAGTACGAATTCGCCCGCCTCAACCTGACCTACACGCTTTTGTCGAAGCGCGTGCTGACGCAACTCGTCCGCGATGGTCATGTGTCGGGCTGGGACGATCCTCGGATGCCGACGATCGCCGGGTTGAAGCGCCGCGGCGTTCCGCCGGCCGCCGTGCGCGAATTCGTCAAGCGCATCGGCGTAGCGAAGGCCAACAGCGTGGTCGATGTCGGCATGCTGGAATTCTGCATTCGCGAGTACCTCAACAAGACGGCGGAGCGGCGGATGGCGGTGCTGCGCCCCCTAAAGGCCGTGATCGAGAATTATCCGGAAGGCCAGGTCGAGGAGCTCGAGGCCGTCAACCACCCCGACGATCCGGCCGCGGGCACGCGAAAAATTTCGTTCGGCCGCGAGCTCTATATCGAGCGCGACGATTTCATGGAGAACCCGCCGAAAAAGTTCTTCCGCCTGTCGCCGGGCAATGAGGTGCGGCTGCGCTACGCCTATTTCGTAAAATGCACCGGCGTGATCAAGAATGACGCGGGCGAAGTGGTCGAGCTCCGCTGCACCTACGATCCCGCGACCAAGGGCGGCAATGCGCCTGATGGCCGCAAGGTCAAGGCCACGATGCACTGGCTGTCGGCCAAGGATTCGGTGCCGGCGGAAATCCGCGTCTACAATCAGCTCTTCTCGAACCCGAGCCCGAGTGCCGCGAATTTCGCCGCCGACCTCAATCCGGAATCGCTGGAGGTGCTGCCCGATGCGCGGATCGAGCCGTCGGTCGCATCAGACAATTCGGGCGAGGTGATGCAGTTCGAGCGGCAGGGCTATTTCGTGCGCGACAAGGATTCCGCGCCCGGCAAGCCGGTGTTCAACCGCACCATCGGCCTGCGCGACACCTTTGCCAAGGAAGTCGGCGGGAAGGGGTAG
- a CDS encoding YybH family protein: protein MQSAADDAVSTIIEKWSAAFRKLDADALAALYSRHALFYGSNPTLYRGNEGVAAYFNALPRWRAPTVQFTDVTIAQVSPDLINFAGIANFDLGEEASPLSVKITWVILREDGDWKIVSHHVSSKTPLIEP, encoded by the coding sequence GTGCAAAGCGCGGCCGACGACGCGGTATCCACCATCATCGAGAAATGGTCGGCGGCGTTCCGCAAGCTCGACGCAGACGCGCTTGCTGCGCTTTACTCGCGACACGCGCTCTTTTACGGATCGAACCCCACGCTCTACCGCGGCAATGAAGGCGTTGCAGCCTATTTCAATGCGCTTCCACGCTGGCGTGCGCCAACGGTGCAGTTCACGGATGTGACGATCGCGCAGGTCAGCCCCGATCTGATCAATTTCGCCGGAATCGCGAATTTCGATCTCGGCGAAGAGGCCTCGCCGCTGTCGGTCAAAATCACCTGGGTGATCCTTCGCGAAGACGGCGACTGGAAAATCGTCAGCCATCATGTCTCGTCCAAGACCCCGCTGATCGAGCCGTAG
- the glnA gene encoding type I glutamate--ammonia ligase, whose product MFPKCATAEDLVKAIKDEKVQMIDLRFTDLPGVWQHFSVPPGAASIDTLSEGIGFDGSSIRGFQEIQESDMLVVPDPATAFLDPYSPASTLVLICNIRDPVTGQPYSRDARYIAQKAETNLKGTGLADTSYFGPEAEFFVFDEVRYGQGINHAFHEIDSSEGSWNTGAEEEPNLGHKPRPKEGYFPVPPTDSMQALRTEMVLTMEELGIQIEAHHHEVATGGQNEIDMRFTTLTRMADNLMIYKYVVKNTAREHGKTATFMPKPLFEDNASGMHVHQSLWKGETNLFYDKGDYAELSQLGRYYIGGLLTHAWALCALCAPTTNSYRRLVPGYEAPINLVYSQRNRSACCRIPMYSPNPRAKRVEFRSPDPSCNPYLAFAAMLMAGLDGITSRIDPGSPIDKNLYDLPPAEAKNVRSTPGSLDQALDALERDHAFLLRDDVFTGDVIETWLDYKRKKEVDPIRLRPHPYEFHLYYDI is encoded by the coding sequence ATGTTCCCGAAGTGTGCGACAGCCGAAGATCTCGTGAAGGCGATCAAAGACGAGAAGGTGCAGATGATCGATCTGCGCTTTACCGACTTGCCCGGGGTGTGGCAGCATTTTTCCGTCCCGCCGGGTGCAGCGAGTATCGATACTCTCAGCGAAGGCATTGGATTCGACGGCTCATCGATCCGCGGATTTCAGGAAATTCAGGAAAGCGACATGCTGGTCGTGCCTGATCCGGCCACGGCCTTTCTCGACCCGTACTCCCCTGCGTCGACCCTGGTCCTGATCTGCAACATCAGGGACCCCGTGACCGGTCAGCCCTATAGCCGTGACGCCCGTTACATCGCCCAGAAGGCCGAAACCAACCTGAAGGGCACCGGCCTCGCCGATACGAGTTACTTCGGCCCGGAGGCGGAGTTCTTTGTTTTCGACGAGGTGCGCTACGGACAGGGCATCAATCATGCCTTCCACGAAATCGATTCCAGTGAAGGCAGTTGGAATACCGGCGCGGAGGAAGAGCCGAATCTGGGCCACAAGCCGCGCCCCAAGGAAGGATATTTTCCCGTTCCCCCGACCGATAGCATGCAGGCTCTCCGCACCGAAATGGTGCTGACGATGGAAGAGCTGGGCATCCAGATCGAGGCCCATCACCATGAAGTCGCGACCGGCGGCCAGAACGAGATCGACATGCGCTTCACCACGCTCACCCGCATGGCGGACAATCTGATGATCTACAAATACGTGGTGAAGAACACCGCCCGCGAGCACGGCAAGACCGCGACGTTCATGCCGAAGCCGCTGTTCGAGGACAACGCCTCGGGAATGCACGTTCACCAGTCCCTGTGGAAGGGCGAGACCAATTTGTTCTACGACAAGGGCGACTATGCCGAGTTGAGCCAGCTCGGCCGCTACTACATCGGCGGCCTGTTGACCCACGCCTGGGCGTTGTGCGCGCTTTGCGCCCCCACCACGAACTCCTATCGGCGTCTGGTGCCCGGCTACGAGGCTCCGATCAATCTGGTCTATTCCCAGCGTAACCGCTCAGCCTGCTGCCGGATTCCGATGTATTCGCCAAACCCGCGGGCAAAGCGGGTTGAATTTCGCTCGCCGGATCCCTCCTGCAATCCCTATCTGGCCTTTGCCGCGATGCTGATGGCCGGTCTCGACGGCATCACCAGCCGGATCGATCCGGGCAGCCCGATCGACAAGAACCTTTATGACCTGCCCCCCGCTGAGGCGAAGAACGTGAGGTCGACACCAGGGTCGCTGGATCAGGCGCTTGACGCGCTCGAGCGCGATCACGCCTTCCTGCTCCGTGACGATGTATTCACCGGCGACGTGATCGAGACCTGGCTCGACTACAAGCGGAAGAAAGAGGTCGATCCAATCCGGCTGCGCCCTCATCCATATGAGTTCCATTTGTATTACGACATCTAG
- a CDS encoding ComEC/Rec2 family competence protein produces the protein MAEQGDTSGRKRGYAGTWPPRAAAPIGGLAPSRPAFWPPLIETLRIWARAEAGAGRLLPWVPVAFGTGIAFYFAADHEPVLSVAATVAITLAAIAVLLRRQKFFPVAVMIAAVAAGFAVATWKTARIAHGVLARPMFSVSLTGFVETRDIRERTDRFVLRVVTMESARGTTKLERVRLSVKKGTAPAVGSFVELKARLLPPLGPVRPGSYDFSRDMFFAGIGASGFVMGAVKTAEPPEGGGLRLRYSAVMQGLRDTIDARIRTTLEGDKRAIATALLTGRRDAISPPVNDAMFISGLGHVLSISGYHMAVVAGVVFFAVRAILALFPVLTVGQPIKKWSAAAALVAAAFYLLLSGAEVATQRSFFMTAVVLIAVMVDRRAITFRTLAVAALIVLTVAPEALVHPSFQMSFAATLGLVALVQIGMPRLFATADHTPTARVALWGGREVTMLLLASLVAGLATTPYAAFHFHRVTPYGVLANLAAMPVVSALVMPAGLLGLVAMPFGFDRLFWAIMGVGIDWMIAVTQWVAALPGAVGRVPAFGIGPLIAASLGIILLGLLRTPLRWSGAALVLSAALWAARAPQPDILISADGRHVGVRGQDGRLHLMHAAKGSRDVFLLKEWLAADADARTAADASLTSGVSCDDHGCVVRSAGGSLIAQAFRPEAFSDDCERAALIVTLRQAPAACGASVIDAERLRRQGALALRRNAEGFAVEAVKPKGIDRPWSPAIADESEADATVLAPRVVPPRSVDATPAEADLQAEE, from the coding sequence GTGGCGGAGCAGGGCGACACGTCGGGCCGAAAACGGGGCTATGCGGGCACCTGGCCGCCGCGCGCTGCGGCGCCGATCGGCGGCCTTGCACCCTCGCGTCCGGCGTTCTGGCCGCCGCTGATCGAAACCCTGCGCATATGGGCGCGCGCGGAAGCTGGCGCCGGCCGCTTGCTGCCATGGGTGCCGGTGGCGTTCGGCACCGGCATTGCATTTTACTTCGCTGCCGATCATGAGCCGGTGTTGTCGGTGGCTGCCACTGTGGCGATCACGCTCGCGGCAATCGCCGTGCTGTTGCGGCGACAGAAATTCTTTCCAGTGGCCGTCATGATCGCAGCCGTCGCCGCGGGCTTTGCGGTCGCGACGTGGAAGACCGCGCGAATTGCGCATGGCGTGCTGGCGCGGCCGATGTTTTCGGTGTCGCTGACCGGCTTTGTCGAGACGCGTGACATTCGCGAGCGCACCGACCGTTTCGTCCTTCGTGTCGTCACCATGGAAAGCGCGCGCGGAACGACGAAGCTGGAGCGCGTACGGCTCTCGGTGAAGAAGGGCACGGCGCCTGCGGTCGGCAGCTTCGTCGAGCTGAAGGCACGGCTGTTGCCGCCGCTGGGGCCGGTGCGGCCGGGCAGTTACGATTTCAGCCGCGACATGTTTTTCGCCGGCATCGGCGCCTCCGGCTTTGTCATGGGCGCGGTCAAGACCGCCGAGCCGCCGGAAGGCGGCGGGCTCCGGCTGCGCTATTCGGCCGTGATGCAGGGCCTGCGCGATACGATCGACGCGCGGATCAGGACCACGCTGGAGGGCGACAAGCGCGCGATTGCGACCGCGCTGTTGACCGGGCGGCGCGATGCGATCTCGCCGCCGGTGAACGACGCGATGTTCATCTCCGGCCTCGGCCATGTGCTGTCGATCTCGGGCTACCACATGGCCGTTGTCGCCGGCGTCGTGTTCTTTGCGGTACGGGCAATATTGGCGCTGTTTCCCGTGCTCACGGTCGGCCAGCCCATCAAGAAATGGTCGGCGGCGGCGGCGCTCGTCGCCGCCGCGTTCTATCTGTTGCTGTCGGGCGCCGAGGTCGCGACGCAAAGATCGTTCTTCATGACGGCCGTGGTGCTGATCGCGGTCATGGTCGACCGACGCGCGATTACGTTTCGCACGCTCGCCGTCGCCGCCCTGATCGTGCTGACGGTCGCGCCGGAAGCGCTGGTGCATCCGAGCTTTCAGATGTCGTTTGCCGCCACGCTGGGGCTCGTTGCGCTGGTGCAGATCGGCATGCCGCGCCTGTTTGCGACTGCAGATCACACCCCAACCGCGCGCGTGGCGTTGTGGGGCGGCCGCGAAGTCACCATGCTGCTGCTGGCCTCGCTGGTGGCGGGGCTCGCGACCACGCCTTACGCGGCCTTTCACTTTCACCGGGTCACCCCTTACGGCGTGCTGGCCAATCTCGCGGCCATGCCGGTCGTTTCCGCGCTGGTGATGCCGGCGGGTTTGCTTGGCCTCGTTGCCATGCCGTTCGGCTTCGATCGCCTGTTCTGGGCGATCATGGGCGTCGGCATCGACTGGATGATCGCTGTCACGCAATGGGTCGCGGCGTTGCCCGGCGCGGTCGGCCGGGTGCCGGCCTTCGGCATCGGTCCGCTGATTGCGGCGAGCCTTGGCATCATCCTGCTCGGCCTGCTGCGGACGCCGCTGCGCTGGTCGGGAGCGGCGCTGGTACTATCGGCGGCGCTGTGGGCGGCGAGGGCGCCGCAGCCGGATATTCTGATTTCCGCCGACGGGCGCCATGTCGGGGTGCGCGGCCAGGATGGCCGGCTGCACCTGATGCACGCAGCCAAGGGGTCTCGGGACGTCTTCCTTCTGAAGGAGTGGCTGGCGGCGGATGCGGACGCGCGGACGGCGGCCGATGCCTCGCTCACATCGGGCGTCTCATGCGACGATCATGGCTGCGTGGTGCGATCCGCTGGCGGCAGCCTGATCGCGCAGGCGTTCAGGCCCGAAGCGTTTTCGGACGATTGCGAGCGCGCGGCGCTGATCGTGACGCTGCGGCAGGCACCCGCGGCCTGCGGCGCGTCCGTCATCGATGCTGAACGGCTGCGGCGGCAGGGAGCATTGGCGTTGCGGCGGAATGCTGAGGGATTTGCGGTCGAGGCAGTCAAGCCGAAGGGAATCGACCGCCCGTGGTCGCCGGCCATAGCCGACGAGAGCGAGGCCGACGCCACCGTTCTTGCGCCGCGCGTCGTGCCACCGCGCAGCGTCGATGCCACGCCGGCCGAGGCAGACCTGCAGGCGGAGGAGTAG
- the lexA gene encoding transcriptional repressor LexA, with translation MLTRKQYELLRFINERLKEAGVPPSFDEMKDALDLRSKSGIHRLITALEERGFIRRLPNRARAIEVIKLPELAAAANGRRGFTPSVIEGTLGKRQVGAPAAEDDNNRPVAVPVMGRIAAGTPIEALQTRSHTISVPPDMLGSGEHYALEVRGDSMVDAGILDGDMALIQRNETADTGDIVVALIDEEEATLKRFRRRGASIALEPANAAYEVRILPPNRVRIQGKLIGLYRKY, from the coding sequence ATGCTTACGCGCAAACAGTACGAACTTCTGCGTTTCATCAATGAACGGCTGAAAGAGGCCGGTGTGCCGCCCTCCTTCGACGAGATGAAGGACGCGCTCGACCTGCGCTCGAAATCCGGAATCCACCGCCTCATTACGGCCCTGGAGGAGCGCGGCTTCATCCGCCGCCTGCCCAACCGCGCCCGCGCCATCGAAGTCATCAAGCTGCCCGAGCTCGCCGCCGCCGCCAATGGCCGCCGCGGCTTCACGCCGAGCGTCATCGAGGGTACGCTTGGCAAGCGCCAGGTCGGCGCACCGGCCGCCGAGGACGACAACAACCGGCCGGTCGCCGTCCCCGTGATGGGCCGGATCGCCGCCGGTACGCCGATCGAGGCGCTGCAGACCCGCAGCCACACCATCAGCGTGCCGCCGGATATGCTCGGCTCCGGCGAGCATTACGCGCTCGAAGTGCGTGGCGATTCCATGGTGGACGCCGGCATTCTCGACGGCGACATGGCGCTGATCCAGCGCAACGAGACCGCCGACACCGGCGATATCGTCGTGGCGCTGATCGACGAGGAGGAAGCGACGCTGAAACGCTTCCGCCGCCGAGGCGCCTCGATTGCGCTCGAGCCCGCCAACGCGGCCTATGAAGTCCGCATCCTGCCGCCGAACCGCGTCCGGATTCAGGGCAAACTGATCGGACTGTACCGCAAATACTGA
- the glp gene encoding gephyrin-like molybdotransferase Glp has protein sequence MALMPVADALAAILAGAEALPEEMLALDAAHHRILARDVAARRTQPPQAMSAMDGYAVRAADAADVSVRLKVIGEVAAGRPFERKVGKGDAVRIFTGGVIPDGADAVIIQEDTGVDGDHITITEAAVPGRHIRAAGVDFREGDVLLKRGRRLSDRDLSLAAGMNYPELAVHRRPKVAMLATGDELVMPGATPGPGQIVYSNGYGLRALARAEGAEIIDLGIAADTVAATTEGIRRARKADADILITMGGASVGDHDFVKRSLEAEGVAMAFWRIAMRPGKPMMHGRLGAMRVIGLPGNPVSSYVCSFLFLVPLIRALSGRDTIHHPRESALLGRDLAANDQREDYLRARLETREDGTLVAVPVNHQDSSLLGNLAAARALVIRPPFAPAAKKGSRCELLRLPE, from the coding sequence GTGGCCTTGATGCCGGTTGCCGATGCGCTTGCCGCGATCCTTGCCGGCGCAGAAGCGCTGCCCGAAGAAATGCTGGCGCTCGATGCCGCGCATCACCGCATCCTCGCGCGCGACGTCGCCGCGCGGCGGACGCAGCCGCCGCAGGCGATGTCGGCGATGGACGGCTATGCGGTGCGCGCGGCGGACGCCGCCGATGTCAGCGTACGGCTGAAGGTGATCGGCGAGGTCGCCGCCGGCCGCCCGTTCGAGCGGAAGGTTGGCAAAGGCGATGCGGTGCGGATTTTTACCGGCGGCGTGATCCCCGACGGCGCCGACGCCGTCATCATCCAGGAAGACACTGGCGTCGACGGCGATCACATCACCATCACGGAAGCCGCCGTTCCGGGGCGGCACATCCGCGCCGCCGGCGTCGATTTCCGCGAGGGCGACGTCCTGCTCAAGCGCGGGCGCCGCCTTTCCGACCGCGACCTGTCGCTCGCCGCCGGCATGAACTACCCGGAGCTTGCGGTGCACCGCCGCCCGAAAGTCGCGATGCTGGCGACCGGCGACGAACTGGTGATGCCTGGCGCAACCCCCGGTCCCGGCCAGATCGTCTATTCCAACGGCTACGGCTTGCGGGCGCTGGCCCGGGCCGAGGGCGCAGAAATCATCGACCTCGGGATCGCCGCCGATACCGTCGCAGCTACCACGGAAGGCATTCGCCGTGCCCGCAAGGCCGACGCGGACATTCTAATCACCATGGGCGGCGCCTCGGTCGGCGACCACGACTTCGTCAAGCGGTCGCTGGAGGCCGAGGGCGTCGCCATGGCATTCTGGCGGATCGCGATGCGGCCGGGCAAGCCGATGATGCATGGCAGGCTGGGCGCGATGCGGGTGATCGGCCTGCCCGGCAATCCCGTCTCCTCCTATGTCTGCAGCTTCCTGTTTCTGGTGCCGCTGATTCGCGCATTATCGGGCCGCGACACCATCCACCACCCGCGCGAGAGCGCCCTGCTCGGCCGTGATCTCGCCGCCAACGACCAGCGCGAGGACTACCTGCGCGCCCGCCTCGAAACGCGCGAAGACGGCACGCTTGTCGCCGTTCCGGTAAACCATCAGGACTCGTCGCTGCTCGGAAATCTCGCTGCGGCACGGGCGCTTGTGATACGTCCGCCGTTCGCGCCGGCGGCCAAAAAGGGATCGCGTTGCGAGCTGCTCCGGCTGCCGGAATGA
- a CDS encoding HAD family hydrolase: MNSPPAPHSVDALLFDLGRVVLDISLDRVVACWAGHAGCAPADLTGRFVADDSFKHHETGRIDDAAFFAGLRQSLGIGITDAQFLEGWNAIFTGEMPGIAPLLAGAAKRLPLYAFSNTNPAHVAHFSQAYADVLSHFREIFLSSSIGLRKPDAEAYDHVIKAIGVPASRILFFDDSAANIEGARARGLSAIHVTSTDDVARALTALGI, from the coding sequence ATGAATTCGCCGCCAGCCCCCCACTCCGTCGACGCCTTGCTGTTCGATCTCGGCCGCGTCGTGCTCGATATCAGCCTCGATCGGGTGGTGGCCTGCTGGGCCGGGCATGCGGGCTGTGCGCCTGCCGACCTCACCGGACGCTTTGTCGCCGACGACAGTTTCAAGCACCACGAGACCGGCCGGATCGACGATGCCGCGTTCTTTGCGGGCCTGCGCCAGTCGCTCGGCATCGGCATCACCGACGCGCAGTTCCTGGAAGGCTGGAACGCGATCTTCACCGGCGAGATGCCCGGAATTGCACCGCTCCTGGCGGGTGCTGCAAAACGCCTGCCGCTCTATGCTTTTTCCAACACCAATCCGGCCCATGTCGCGCATTTTTCGCAGGCCTATGCCGATGTACTCAGCCATTTCCGCGAGATATTCCTGTCCTCGAGCATCGGTTTGCGCAAACCCGACGCCGAAGCCTATGATCATGTGATAAAGGCGATCGGCGTCCCGGCGTCGCGGATCCTGTTCTTCGACGATTCAGCCGCCAATATCGAAGGCGCGCGGGCGCGCGGCCTTTCTGCCATCCACGTGACATCGACAGATGACGTGGCAAGGGCACTGACCGCACTTGGGATTTAA